One stretch of Hydrogenovibrio kuenenii DSM 12350 DNA includes these proteins:
- the amrA gene encoding AmmeMemoRadiSam system protein A — translation MKLNADQKNEVFSLVKQTILYGLSGEPPLEVTSDDEALNQPGACFVTLTLNKQLRGCIGSLQAHEPLIQDIANNAFKAAFQDPRFPPLTEDESEELDIEISILTTPEPMMGCESKQALLEQLVPFEDGLVLSDERHRATYLPSVWKQLPDKEAFVDSLMLKAGMSHWSGTMQCERYYVEAYEAFWSDIE, via the coding sequence ATGAAGTTGAATGCTGATCAAAAAAACGAAGTTTTTTCTCTGGTCAAACAAACCATTTTATATGGACTTAGCGGCGAACCTCCGTTAGAGGTGACGAGCGATGATGAAGCATTAAATCAGCCGGGAGCTTGTTTTGTGACTTTGACGCTCAATAAACAGTTAAGGGGATGTATAGGTAGCTTACAGGCGCATGAACCTTTAATTCAAGACATTGCAAATAATGCTTTTAAAGCAGCTTTCCAAGACCCAAGATTTCCCCCTTTGACTGAAGACGAATCAGAGGAGTTGGATATTGAAATTTCTATTCTAACCACGCCAGAACCGATGATGGGATGTGAGAGTAAACAAGCATTATTAGAGCAGTTAGTGCCTTTTGAAGATGGATTGGTTCTATCGGATGAGCGTCATAGAGCGACTTATTTGCCTTCTGTTTGGAAGCAGTTGCCTGACAAAGAAGCATTTGTAGACAGCTTGATGTTAAAAGCAGGTATGTCGCATTGGAGTGGTACCATGCAATGTGAACGATATTATGTAGAGGCTTATGAAGCATTTTGGAGTGATATAGAATAA
- the lon gene encoding endopeptidase La produces the protein MSDKTESDDITQTLENENSKTKQAEHTTENGVQPENNDDIEFVEFEDHIDEYADQSSQHPEDNATEDANEEFILEHGELITDEDIDLSEVEDAVKKATKGFSNLIKVNTSKPNHLFLLPVKERPFFPGQTLPLLLNKDLWKKTIERVIDDKQRYIGIIFVDNDEHNKAKPEEFAKTGTLIRIHDPKVKEDYIQLVAEGVCRFQISEWISTEEPYHASVFYPKDIKEGSETELKAYGLAIMNAFKELLPLNPLYSEELKYFLNRYSVSDSAQLADFAASMTSASNDKLQGILDTLNLVERLEKVQTLFKHEIEVTKLQFNIRERVEENITEQQRDFFLRQQLKEIQKELGMVKDDRDADADLFLDRIEKLSLTEEAEQKADEELNKITTLDPQSAEYGVSRNWLDWLTQLPWGQHSKDILDLKRAQKILDKGHDGLDDVKDRILEFLAVGALKGEVSGSIICLVGPPGVGKTSIGRSIADTLGRKFYRFSVGGMRDEAEIKGHRRTYIGAMPGKFIQALKDCGTSNPVIMLDEIDKIGSSYQGDPASALLEVLDPEQNHEFMDHYMDVRFDLSKAVFICTANTLDTIPGPLLDRMEVIRLSGYITEEKMQIAKHHLWPALLEEAGMNKKQVQITLPAIRHVIDGYAREAGVRNLKKQLAKIVRKLAIRFVREDINQKNIHVQDLEEMLGQPRFTPEKTNLQTGTVTGLAWTSMGGATLTIEASRVHTHNRGFKLSGQLGEVMQESAGIAYSYISSNLEKYKADPEFFDKAFVHLHVPDGATPKDGPSAGVTMATALLSLARNEPIKTPLAMTGELSLTGLVLPVGGIREKVIAAKRIGIKTLILPDENRKDFNELPDYLKEGMEIHFAKHFDEVAKLTFNVRTKSKALKDYLDRQVTNIGDANLNQ, from the coding sequence ATGAGCGACAAAACAGAATCAGACGACATCACACAAACACTTGAGAACGAGAACTCAAAGACAAAACAAGCCGAACATACAACGGAGAATGGCGTTCAACCTGAAAATAATGATGATATTGAATTTGTTGAATTTGAAGATCATATCGATGAATATGCGGATCAATCAAGCCAACACCCTGAAGATAATGCCACAGAAGATGCGAATGAAGAGTTTATTCTCGAGCACGGTGAACTCATCACTGACGAAGACATTGATCTGTCAGAAGTAGAAGATGCTGTCAAAAAAGCCACTAAAGGTTTTTCTAACCTAATCAAAGTGAACACCAGCAAACCAAATCATCTTTTTCTATTGCCTGTTAAAGAACGTCCTTTTTTCCCGGGTCAAACCTTGCCTTTGTTGTTAAACAAAGATTTATGGAAAAAGACCATTGAACGGGTTATCGATGATAAACAACGCTATATCGGTATTATTTTTGTCGATAACGACGAGCACAACAAAGCCAAACCTGAAGAGTTTGCTAAAACCGGTACACTGATTCGCATTCACGATCCCAAAGTGAAGGAAGACTATATTCAGTTGGTCGCCGAGGGTGTTTGTCGTTTTCAAATCAGTGAATGGATTTCTACTGAAGAACCTTATCACGCCAGCGTGTTCTACCCAAAAGACATCAAAGAAGGCTCTGAAACCGAATTAAAAGCTTATGGCTTGGCTATTATGAATGCCTTCAAAGAGCTATTGCCACTCAACCCGCTTTATAGCGAAGAGTTAAAATACTTCCTTAACCGTTATAGCGTTTCTGACTCCGCTCAGCTTGCAGATTTTGCGGCAAGCATGACCTCCGCAAGTAACGACAAATTACAAGGCATATTAGATACGCTGAACTTGGTTGAACGTTTAGAAAAAGTACAAACCCTGTTCAAGCACGAAATTGAAGTCACCAAATTACAGTTCAATATCCGTGAGCGAGTGGAAGAAAACATTACTGAACAACAACGTGATTTCTTCTTGCGCCAACAGTTGAAAGAGATTCAAAAAGAACTTGGTATGGTCAAAGACGACCGTGATGCCGATGCCGACCTGTTCCTCGACCGTATCGAAAAACTCTCTTTAACCGAAGAGGCCGAACAGAAAGCCGATGAAGAGCTCAACAAAATCACCACGCTTGACCCTCAATCAGCGGAATACGGTGTGTCTCGTAACTGGTTGGATTGGTTAACCCAACTGCCTTGGGGTCAACACTCCAAAGACATTCTCGACCTGAAACGTGCTCAGAAAATTCTCGATAAAGGGCACGATGGGCTAGATGATGTTAAAGACCGTATTCTAGAGTTTTTAGCTGTCGGTGCGCTCAAAGGCGAAGTCTCCGGTTCCATTATCTGCCTAGTCGGTCCTCCTGGGGTTGGGAAAACCTCGATTGGTCGTTCCATTGCCGACACCCTAGGACGTAAATTCTATCGTTTCTCGGTCGGTGGCATGCGTGACGAAGCCGAAATCAAAGGCCATAGACGTACTTACATTGGTGCGATGCCGGGTAAATTCATCCAGGCATTAAAAGACTGTGGTACTTCCAACCCAGTAATTATGCTAGATGAAATCGACAAGATTGGCTCTTCCTACCAAGGTGACCCTGCGTCTGCTTTGCTAGAAGTGCTTGACCCAGAACAAAACCACGAGTTCATGGATCACTACATGGATGTACGCTTTGATTTATCCAAAGCCGTATTCATTTGTACCGCCAATACACTCGACACCATTCCAGGGCCTTTGCTAGATCGTATGGAGGTGATTCGTCTTTCCGGTTATATCACTGAAGAGAAAATGCAAATCGCCAAACATCATCTATGGCCTGCCTTGCTTGAAGAAGCCGGTATGAATAAAAAACAGGTGCAAATCACTTTGCCTGCCATTCGACACGTCATTGACGGCTATGCGCGTGAAGCTGGTGTGCGTAACCTGAAAAAACAACTGGCAAAAATCGTCCGTAAGCTTGCCATTCGTTTCGTACGAGAAGACATTAATCAAAAAAACATTCACGTACAAGACTTAGAAGAAATGCTAGGTCAACCGCGCTTTACGCCTGAAAAAACCAATCTGCAAACCGGAACCGTAACAGGCCTTGCCTGGACATCCATGGGGGGTGCAACCCTGACCATCGAAGCCAGCCGTGTGCATACGCATAACCGAGGGTTCAAACTTTCAGGGCAACTTGGTGAAGTCATGCAAGAATCCGCTGGCATCGCCTACAGCTATATCTCTTCTAATCTAGAGAAATACAAGGCTGATCCTGAGTTTTTCGACAAAGCTTTTGTTCACTTACACGTACCGGATGGTGCCACACCAAAAGATGGCCCAAGTGCCGGTGTCACCATGGCAACTGCACTACTATCTTTGGCTCGTAATGAACCGATTAAAACACCGTTGGCCATGACTGGTGAATTGAGTCTTACAGGCTTGGTATTGCCGGTTGGTGGTATTCGCGAGAAAGTCATCGCCGCAAAACGTATTGGTATTAAAACCCTTATTTTGCCGGATGAAAACCGCAAAGACTTTAACGAACTGCCGGATTATCTAAAAGAAGGTATGGAGATTCATTTTGCTAAACACTTCGATGAAGTCGCAAAACTGACATTTAATGTACGAACCAAATCAAAAGCATTAAAAGACTATCTTGATCGTCAGGTCACAAACATCGGCGACGCTAACCTCAATCAATAA
- a CDS encoding DUF6790 family protein, whose amino-acid sequence MDEFIGLALSNFSLTALILGLIGAGISLARIARVQPLTQVIIIEKLFAYFMLFAVGIAYLYNFVIHVFFAEMAAHFIGWANSPFQYEVGFASLGFGIVGVLAFKQGLAFRAAAITGPAFFTWGAAGGHVYQMVVNHNFAPGNAGVVFWTDIFLPILAFVLLYLQYRLTKHSLS is encoded by the coding sequence ATGGATGAATTTATTGGGTTGGCTTTAAGTAATTTTTCTTTAACGGCATTGATATTGGGCTTGATTGGTGCGGGAATTTCTTTAGCTAGAATCGCGCGCGTTCAACCTTTGACACAGGTGATTATCATAGAGAAGTTGTTTGCCTATTTTATGCTTTTCGCTGTCGGGATCGCCTATCTCTATAATTTTGTGATACATGTATTTTTTGCGGAGATGGCCGCGCATTTTATTGGTTGGGCCAATAGTCCTTTCCAATATGAAGTTGGGTTTGCCAGCCTAGGGTTTGGTATTGTCGGCGTGTTGGCTTTTAAGCAAGGGTTGGCATTTAGAGCCGCAGCGATTACAGGGCCAGCGTTTTTTACTTGGGGTGCGGCCGGTGGGCATGTGTATCAAATGGTTGTAAACCACAACTTCGCCCCCGGTAATGCGGGCGTGGTGTTTTGGACAGATATCTTTTTACCGATACTTGCCTTTGTTTTGCTTTATTTACAGTATCGTCTGACAAAGCACAGCCTTAGTTGA
- the amrS gene encoding AmmeMemoRadiSam system radical SAM enzyme — protein MKNVNLNDASVIPVDFWHQLDNGLIQCDLCPRECQLNEGQRGFCFVRGRADDKMWLTSYGRSSGFCIDPIEKKPLNHFLPGSAVLSFGTAGCNLACKFCQNWDMSKARDMDRLLDQAAPEALAQAAKQNGCASVAYTYNDPVIFYEYAVDTAQACHEQGIKNVAVTAGYISPKPRETFFQHMDAANIDLKAFNERFYKKLTGSSLAPVLETIDYAVNEANTWVELTTLLIPGENDSEKEITEMSEWVLEHCGPDVPLHFTKYHPDYRMMNNPATPQQTLETARDIAMKTGLNYVYTGNVIHPEGQATYCPHCGKKVIGRAYYEITDWHLNEGCCEGCGTPVAGIFEADHGTWGNNRQPVRLNGAI, from the coding sequence ATGAAAAACGTAAATTTAAATGATGCCTCAGTCATTCCTGTTGATTTTTGGCATCAACTCGACAATGGTTTAATCCAGTGTGATTTATGTCCACGAGAATGTCAACTCAATGAAGGGCAACGAGGATTTTGCTTTGTGCGAGGTCGTGCGGATGACAAAATGTGGCTGACGTCTTATGGGCGCTCCAGCGGATTTTGCATCGACCCTATTGAGAAAAAACCCCTAAACCATTTTTTACCTGGATCTGCCGTGTTGTCCTTTGGAACAGCAGGTTGTAATTTGGCCTGTAAGTTCTGCCAAAACTGGGATATGTCAAAAGCCAGAGACATGGATAGGCTACTAGACCAAGCAGCACCAGAAGCTTTGGCACAAGCCGCCAAACAAAACGGCTGCGCGTCTGTTGCTTATACCTATAACGATCCGGTTATTTTCTATGAATATGCGGTTGATACCGCTCAGGCTTGCCATGAGCAAGGCATTAAGAATGTGGCAGTGACGGCTGGCTATATCAGTCCAAAACCACGTGAAACTTTTTTCCAACACATGGATGCCGCCAATATTGATTTGAAAGCCTTTAATGAACGTTTTTATAAGAAACTGACGGGTTCATCACTCGCGCCCGTATTGGAAACCATCGATTATGCAGTGAACGAAGCTAACACCTGGGTGGAATTGACGACCTTGTTGATTCCTGGTGAAAACGATTCTGAAAAAGAAATCACGGAAATGTCAGAGTGGGTTTTAGAACACTGCGGCCCGGATGTGCCCTTGCACTTCACCAAATACCATCCAGACTATCGCATGATGAACAATCCGGCAACCCCACAACAAACGCTGGAAACAGCGCGAGACATCGCAATGAAAACTGGGTTGAACTATGTCTATACAGGTAATGTAATTCATCCTGAAGGACAAGCAACTTATTGCCCTCATTGCGGCAAGAAAGTGATCGGTCGTGCTTATTACGAAATCACCGACTGGCATTTAAATGAAGGATGCTGTGAAGGTTGCGGCACGCCAGTTGCCGGCATTTTTGAGGCCGACCATGGTACTTGGGGAAACAATCGTCAACCTGTTAGATTAAACGGCGCGATTTAA
- the mog gene encoding molybdopterin adenylyltransferase, translating into MQKIKIGFVTVSDRASRGEYEDFGGPAMREWMTQALSSEWEPVVRLIEDEQPVIEATLKELADDEDCCLVVTTGGTGPAKRDVTPEATEAVCDKILDGFAEQMRAVSLQYVPTAILSRQIAGTRGSCLMINLPGKPSAISECLEAVFPAVPYCVDLIEGPYLETNEDFIKAFRPKHAVRKS; encoded by the coding sequence ATGCAAAAAATTAAAATAGGATTTGTCACCGTTTCAGATAGAGCTAGCCGAGGAGAATATGAAGATTTTGGTGGGCCAGCAATGCGTGAATGGATGACTCAAGCCCTCAGCTCTGAATGGGAGCCGGTAGTTCGTTTGATTGAAGACGAACAACCCGTTATTGAAGCTACCTTGAAAGAATTGGCTGATGATGAAGATTGTTGTTTGGTGGTGACAACGGGCGGGACAGGCCCTGCGAAACGAGATGTTACGCCAGAAGCAACGGAAGCCGTTTGTGACAAGATTCTGGATGGCTTTGCCGAACAGATGCGTGCAGTGTCTTTGCAATATGTACCAACGGCAATTTTGTCTCGCCAGATTGCGGGCACGCGTGGCAGTTGTTTAATGATTAACCTACCAGGTAAACCTTCAGCTATTAGTGAGTGTTTGGAAGCTGTATTTCCGGCAGTGCCTTATTGCGTTGACTTGATTGAGGGGCCTTATTTAGAAACAAATGAGGATTTTATTAAAGCTTTTCGTCCAAAACATGCAGTACGAAAATCTTAA
- the pta gene encoding phosphate acetyltransferase codes for MKSNSLFIASRERHAGSLAISFGLMTLLHQQFEKVAFFCPVVETSKDPDCLFMQSVFDLPQSIHEMTGFTLDKVISLLSEGRKHELYEQLIAQYQELLQQYDFVLVQGMELSRSASTIDFDLNLNLAKHFDAAFVPVLNAKDKTQDDVNKDIEMELHSANDEGIKPFAVFANQAQFPIDDSTQIHTVKDSLIFYLPYLPDLNTPTVKETYEALSGRLLLNDQVPLTRLVKRPVVAAMTTENYLGRVQEGDLIIVPGDRTDILTASVMSLYSRHLPNISGIMLTGGLVPSPIIMALLSGYQGLEIPLISVMTDTYPTAMKAHEVRAQLFSDNEQKNHLVLSLFDQYVHKECLLEKLVQPKAEVTTPMMFEYRLFEKAKQSLQTIVLPEANDERILKACEILLQRKVVRPILLGKPEEIAYRCNLLGIKLDGVEIIDHEESEWKAEFIQSFYELRKHKGMTLDLARDSISHVSYFATMMVHLGYADGMVSGATHTTADTVRPALQVIKTSPGTKLVSSVFFMCFDTRVLIYGDCAVNQHPDAEQLSEIAISSADTAMHFGIQPKVAMLSYSTGDSGHGDEVDKVRQAAQMAKQRRPDLTIEGPLQYDAAIDAEVARQKMPNSDVAGQATVFIFPDLNTGNNTYKAVQRASGAIAIGPVLQGLNKPVNDLSRGCTVDDVVNTVAITAIQAQQMQAQQQESAS; via the coding sequence ATGAAGTCCAACAGTCTATTCATTGCTTCTCGTGAGCGTCACGCTGGAAGTCTAGCGATTTCTTTCGGCTTAATGACTTTGCTCCATCAGCAGTTTGAAAAAGTGGCTTTTTTCTGCCCTGTAGTCGAAACGTCGAAAGACCCGGATTGCTTGTTTATGCAATCTGTTTTTGATCTCCCCCAATCCATACATGAAATGACAGGTTTCACACTCGATAAAGTCATTTCTCTGCTCAGTGAAGGCCGCAAACACGAACTTTACGAACAACTCATTGCTCAATATCAAGAGTTATTACAGCAATACGACTTTGTGTTGGTACAGGGTATGGAATTGAGTCGTTCTGCATCGACTATCGACTTTGATTTAAACCTGAACCTTGCCAAACATTTTGATGCGGCTTTTGTTCCGGTTTTAAATGCAAAAGACAAAACCCAAGATGACGTTAATAAAGACATCGAGATGGAGCTTCATTCTGCAAATGATGAAGGAATAAAGCCATTTGCCGTTTTTGCAAACCAGGCTCAGTTTCCGATTGATGACAGTACACAAATTCACACCGTTAAAGACTCTCTCATTTTTTACCTGCCTTATTTACCAGACTTGAATACCCCAACGGTTAAAGAAACCTATGAAGCTCTGAGTGGCCGTTTACTATTAAATGATCAAGTACCATTAACTCGGCTGGTTAAACGCCCGGTGGTGGCGGCCATGACGACAGAAAATTATCTAGGCCGCGTTCAGGAAGGTGATTTAATTATCGTACCGGGGGATCGCACCGATATTTTGACCGCGTCAGTGATGAGTCTTTACTCACGCCATCTACCGAATATTTCCGGCATTATGCTCACGGGTGGTTTGGTGCCGTCTCCCATTATTATGGCTTTACTTTCAGGTTACCAAGGATTAGAAATTCCTTTAATTTCGGTGATGACTGACACCTACCCTACTGCAATGAAAGCACACGAAGTACGCGCACAACTCTTCTCGGATAATGAACAAAAAAATCATCTGGTGCTGAGCTTGTTTGACCAATATGTTCATAAAGAATGTTTGTTAGAAAAATTGGTTCAACCAAAAGCAGAAGTCACCACGCCGATGATGTTTGAATATCGCCTATTTGAAAAGGCCAAACAATCTCTCCAAACCATCGTGTTACCTGAAGCCAATGATGAGCGTATTTTAAAAGCCTGCGAAATCTTGCTACAGCGCAAGGTGGTTCGCCCGATTTTACTAGGTAAACCAGAAGAAATCGCTTATCGTTGTAATCTACTCGGCATTAAACTCGATGGTGTCGAGATTATCGACCATGAAGAAAGTGAGTGGAAAGCTGAGTTTATTCAAAGCTTTTATGAATTGCGTAAACACAAAGGGATGACCCTTGATTTGGCAAGGGACTCCATTAGCCATGTCAGTTACTTTGCAACCATGATGGTGCATCTGGGCTATGCGGATGGCATGGTTTCAGGGGCAACCCACACTACAGCCGATACAGTACGCCCGGCGCTACAAGTCATCAAAACCAGCCCCGGAACCAAGCTGGTCTCAAGCGTATTTTTTATGTGTTTTGATACACGTGTACTGATTTATGGTGATTGTGCAGTGAACCAGCATCCAGATGCGGAACAATTGTCGGAAATCGCCATCAGCTCTGCGGATACGGCTATGCACTTTGGCATTCAACCTAAAGTAGCGATGCTTTCCTATTCCACTGGTGATTCAGGGCATGGCGATGAAGTCGATAAAGTGCGCCAAGCTGCGCAAATGGCTAAACAGCGCCGACCTGATTTAACGATTGAAGGCCCGCTTCAATATGATGCGGCGATTGATGCCGAAGTGGCGCGCCAGAAAATGCCAAACAGCGATGTCGCGGGACAAGCAACAGTATTTATTTTCCCTGACCTGAACACAGGTAACAACACATACAAAGCGGTACAACGTGCCTCTGGTGCCATTGCCATTGGCCCGGTATTACAAGGTTTGAACAAACCCGTTAACGACCTTAGTCGTGGTTGCACGGTTGACGATGTAGTCAATACCGTTGCTATCACCGCTATACAGGCTCAACAAATGCAAGCACAACAACAGGAGTCCGCTTCATGA
- the amrB gene encoding AmmeMemoRadiSam system protein B yields the protein MSNVRPAAVAGAFYPDDPQVILSAFSHWMPERSETSVLEKPIPRALIVPHAGYIYSGEAAAKGYQLWRDAASQIKTIVVMGPAHRVPFEGITTISVDEVETPLGNLQVDTELRDVILSDCPQVGISDIANAPEHSLEVHFPFIKNVLPDAKVLPLLNGQVSAHDVMAVMQRLWREEGVYFVISSDLSHFHTYGDAQRIDGETAEAIRHGNWQVLNGEMACGYKGIQGLLGIMYEHPMMIEQLGLINSGDTAGSKDRVVGYGTWAVYELQ from the coding sequence ATGAGTAATGTCAGACCAGCGGCGGTAGCAGGGGCATTTTATCCTGATGACCCTCAAGTAATTTTGTCAGCTTTTTCCCATTGGATGCCTGAACGCTCTGAAACTTCCGTCCTTGAAAAACCTATCCCTAGAGCTTTAATTGTGCCTCATGCTGGCTACATATATTCTGGAGAAGCCGCAGCAAAGGGTTATCAACTGTGGCGAGATGCTGCCTCTCAAATAAAAACAATAGTCGTTATGGGGCCAGCTCATAGAGTACCTTTCGAGGGCATTACAACCATCAGTGTTGATGAGGTAGAAACTCCCTTGGGGAATTTACAAGTTGATACCGAGTTGAGAGATGTGATTCTATCTGACTGTCCTCAAGTTGGTATTTCAGATATCGCCAATGCACCTGAGCACAGCTTAGAAGTTCACTTTCCTTTTATTAAAAATGTGTTGCCTGATGCAAAGGTATTGCCCCTATTAAATGGGCAAGTGTCTGCGCATGATGTGATGGCTGTGATGCAACGTCTATGGCGTGAAGAGGGTGTTTATTTTGTGATTAGTAGTGATTTGAGTCACTTTCACACCTATGGAGATGCACAGCGCATTGATGGTGAAACAGCGGAAGCGATTCGTCATGGTAATTGGCAAGTACTAAATGGTGAAATGGCTTGTGGATATAAAGGAATTCAGGGGCTGCTGGGGATCATGTATGAGCATCCTATGATGATTGAGCAGCTTGGATTGATTAACTCAGGTGATACGGCTGGTTCAAAAGATCGAGTTGTTGGTTATGGCACGTGGGCTGTTTATGAGTTGCAATAG
- a CDS encoding acetate/propionate family kinase, producing MKILVLNAGSSSLKYSLYIGADSHLALHGNIDNLTEDPQEEPDKKTHEDALLEVEAKLKAAGLASHLGDCDAIGHRVVQGGEAFHEATIIDDEVIGTLEDLSQLAPLHNPINLIPIYHITERYPNMTQVAVFDTSYHLTMPDYAFRYAIPNDLYHEHHIRRYGFHGTSHLHIAKKLADTLEMDLEEVCLISMHLGNGASACAIEYGESIDTSMGFTPLEGLIMGTRSGNCDPAIPLYLIRELGYSADEADFLLNHESGLKGLCGISDMKNLVEAVEQVDHEAEVALDMYTYRVNQVVGSYLAVMDEVDALVFTGGVGEHSALVRERILEGFSTRFGIEIDYAENNDADGLTCITTENSEIAAWVIPTDEELEIAQQVLHKLIPDIID from the coding sequence ATGAAAATTTTGGTGCTTAATGCTGGCAGTTCATCGCTTAAATACAGCCTTTATATCGGTGCAGATTCACATTTAGCACTACATGGAAATATAGACAACCTCACCGAAGACCCGCAAGAGGAACCGGACAAGAAAACGCACGAAGATGCACTCTTAGAAGTTGAAGCTAAGCTCAAGGCGGCAGGGTTAGCCTCACATCTGGGTGACTGCGATGCGATTGGACATAGAGTCGTGCAAGGAGGCGAAGCATTTCACGAAGCAACCATTATTGATGATGAAGTCATCGGTACACTGGAAGACCTTTCGCAACTAGCACCTTTGCACAACCCAATCAACCTGATTCCAATCTACCACATTACCGAACGCTACCCCAATATGACGCAGGTAGCGGTTTTTGACACTTCATACCATCTCACTATGCCGGATTATGCATTTCGCTATGCGATTCCAAACGACTTATATCATGAACACCATATTCGCCGTTATGGCTTTCATGGCACGTCTCATCTTCATATCGCCAAAAAGCTGGCCGATACTCTGGAAATGGATTTAGAAGAAGTATGCCTGATCTCAATGCACCTAGGTAATGGCGCAAGTGCCTGCGCAATTGAATACGGTGAAAGCATTGACACCAGCATGGGCTTTACGCCACTGGAAGGTCTTATTATGGGAACACGTTCGGGCAATTGCGACCCGGCGATTCCTCTCTATTTGATTCGTGAGCTAGGCTACTCGGCTGACGAAGCTGATTTTTTGCTTAATCACGAAAGCGGTCTAAAAGGTTTATGCGGCATTAGTGATATGAAAAACTTGGTCGAAGCTGTCGAGCAAGTAGACCATGAAGCAGAAGTCGCTCTAGATATGTATACCTACCGAGTCAATCAAGTGGTTGGTAGCTATTTGGCTGTTATGGATGAAGTCGATGCCTTGGTATTCACCGGCGGTGTTGGCGAACACTCAGCATTGGTTCGCGAGCGTATATTAGAAGGCTTCTCTACTCGCTTTGGCATAGAAATCGACTATGCCGAAAACAATGATGCTGACGGATTGACATGCATCACGACGGAAAATAGTGAAATTGCTGCTTGGGTTATTCCAACAGATGAAGAACTGGAAATAGCGCAGCAAGTTTTACATAAACTTATACCTGACATCATTGATTAG
- the prmB gene encoding 50S ribosomal protein L3 N(5)-glutamine methyltransferase, protein MSNFSYQYDGLENVKDFIRWGGTLFQKAELFYGHGTDNAFDDAKFLVFYALKLPWELPSLYLESRLTHAEKQVVTELFRQRIETRKPSAYLTGEAWFAGLRFIVNESTLVPRSPIAELIQKEYRPWVEPEAVERILDMCTGSGCIGIASLQACPNASVDLVDISTAALEIADQNIAVYDLQDTVKTIQSDLFDSLAGEKYDLIVSNPPYVDKIEMEALPEEFKQEPALGLAAGDDGLDLVRKILAQASEYLNDDGTLIVEVGVSQYYLEQVYPEVPFYWFEFENGGEGVFAIQKSELDVYQEVFNAALK, encoded by the coding sequence ATGAGCAATTTTAGTTATCAGTATGATGGATTAGAAAACGTAAAAGATTTTATTCGCTGGGGAGGGACGCTATTTCAAAAAGCAGAGCTGTTTTACGGTCATGGTACGGACAACGCTTTTGATGATGCTAAGTTCTTGGTGTTTTATGCGCTGAAATTGCCTTGGGAATTACCAAGTCTTTATTTGGAGTCTCGTTTGACTCATGCCGAAAAACAGGTGGTTACTGAGTTGTTTCGACAAAGAATCGAAACGCGTAAGCCTTCTGCTTATCTGACTGGTGAGGCTTGGTTTGCTGGATTGAGATTTATTGTTAATGAATCGACTTTAGTGCCACGTTCGCCTATCGCAGAGTTAATTCAAAAAGAATATCGCCCTTGGGTCGAGCCGGAAGCCGTTGAGCGTATTTTAGACATGTGTACGGGGTCAGGTTGTATTGGTATCGCCAGCTTGCAGGCTTGTCCTAATGCTTCGGTTGATTTAGTCGATATTTCGACTGCTGCGTTGGAAATAGCAGATCAAAATATTGCAGTTTATGATTTGCAGGACACGGTGAAAACGATACAGTCAGATTTATTCGATAGTCTAGCGGGAGAGAAATACGATTTAATCGTTTCTAATCCACCTTATGTCGATAAGATCGAAATGGAAGCATTGCCGGAAGAATTTAAGCAAGAGCCTGCTTTAGGCTTGGCTGCTGGTGATGACGGTTTGGACTTGGTGCGTAAGATATTGGCTCAAGCATCTGAGTATTTAAATGATGATGGCACGCTCATTGTAGAAGTTGGTGTATCTCAATATTATTTGGAACAGGTCTATCCCGAAGTGCCTTTTTATTGGTTTGAATTTGAAAATGGTGGAGAGGGTGTTTTCGCTATTCAAAAGTCTGAGCTTGATGTCTATCAGGAAGTCTTTAATGCAGCTTTAAAATAG